Proteins encoded within one genomic window of Brassica rapa cultivar Chiifu-401-42 chromosome A09, CAAS_Brap_v3.01, whole genome shotgun sequence:
- the LOC103839189 gene encoding late embryogenesis abundant protein 14, producing the protein MNMAAAMQLTRTSFFGLFKAFSVSRAPPRTLAVVLGRKSSRVFFASSVNDHSKGKNDPVEKARDSRADLAYDSKKWREQSGEYSEAGKEKAKDKAYDMKDETKEYAEKPKDRVNEGATKAADKAYETKEKAKDKAYDVNEKTKDYAEETKEKVNEGASRAADKAYEAKEKAKDKAYDVKEKTKDYAEETKEKVNEGASKAADKAYEAKEKAKDKAYDVKEKTKDYAEEGKERAEDMTHGLKEKAQDVGEKTIETVKDAWEAAKNTAQKVTEAVVGSGEDEDRARDDVDKGLKDLSRKAKENRKDDDDVKRF; encoded by the exons ATGAATATGGCGGCGGCTATGCAACTAACGAGAACATCTTTCTTCGGTCTCTTCAAAGCTTTTTCTGTAAGCCGAGCTCCTCCAAGAACTCTTGCGGTGGTGCTTGGTCGGAAAAGCTCTCGGGTCTTTTTTGCTTCCTCGGTTAATGACCATTCTAAG GGAAAAAATGATCCCGTAGAGAAGGCAAGAGATTCGAGGGCTGATTTAGCTTATGATTCGAAGAAATGGAGAGAACAGTCAGGAGAATACTCAGAAGCTGGCAAAGAGAAAGCTAAGGACAAAGCCTATGATATGAAAGACGAGACCAAAGAATATGCTGAAAAACCAAAGGATAGAGTGAATGAAGGAGCGACCAAAGCAGCTGACAAAGCCTACGAGACAAAAGAGAAGGCTAAGGACAAAGCTTATGATGTGAACGagaagacaaaagactatgcgGAAGAGACCAAGGAGAAGGTGAACGAAGGAGCCAGCAGAGCAGCTGATAAAGCATATGAGGCGAAAGAGAAGGCTAAGGACAAAGCTTATGACGTGAAAGAGAAGACTAAAGATTATGCGGAGGAAACCAAGGAGAAAGTGAATGAAGGAGCGAGCAAAGCAGCTGATAAAGCCTACGAGGCCAAAGAGAAGGCTAAAGACAAAGCTTATGATGTCAAAGAGAAGACGAAAGACTATGCGGAAGAGGGTAAGGAGAGAGCGGAGGATATGACTCATGGGTTAAAGGAAAAGGCTCAAGATGTTGGGGAGAAGACTATTGAGACTGTGAAAGATGCGTGGGAGGCTGCAAAGAACACGGCTCAGAAGGTTACAGAGGCGGTGGTTGGGTCCGGTGAGGATGAGGATAGGGCCAGGGATGATGTTGATAAGGGCTTGAAAGATTTATCGCGAAAGGCAAAGGAGAATCGAAAAGACGATGATGATGTCAAGAGGTTCTAA
- the LOC103839187 gene encoding tubulin beta-4 chain yields the protein MREILHIQGGQCGNQIGAKFWEVICGEHGIDHTGQYVGDSPLQLERIDVYFNEASGGKYVPRAVLMDLEPGTMDSLRSGPYGQIFRPDNFVFGQSGAGNNWAKGHYTEGAELIDSVLDVVRKEAENSDCLQGFQVCHSLGGGTGSGMGTLLISKIREEYPDRMMMTFSVFPSPKVSDTVVEPYNATLSVHQLVENADECMVLDNEALYDICFRTLKLANPTFGDLNHLISATMSGVTCCLRFPGQLNSDLRKLAVNLIPFPRLHFFMVGFAPLTSRGSQQYSALSVPELTQQMWDAKNMMCAADPRHGRYLTASAVFRGKLSTKEVDEQMMNIQNKNSSYFVEWIPNNVKSSVCDIAPTGLKMASTFIGNSTSIQEMFRRVSEQFTAMFRRKAFLHWYTGEGMDEMEFTEAESNMNDLVAEYQQYQDATAGEEEYEEEEEEYDEA from the exons ATGAGAGAGATCCTCCACATCCAAGGCGGCCAATGTGGAAACCAGATCGGCGCCAAGTTCTGGGAAGTCATCTGCGGCGAGCACGGCATCGACCACACCGGCCAGTACGTCGGCGACTCTCCTCTCCAGCTCGAGCGCATCGATGTCTATTTCAACGAGGCGAGCGGCGGGAAGTACGTCCCACGCGCCGTTCTCATGGATCTGGAGCCCGGGACGATGGATTCGCTCAGATCTGGGCCGTACGGGCAGATTTTCAGGCCCGATAACTTCGTGTTTGGGCAGTCCGGCGCCGGGAATAACTGGGCGAAAGGTCACTACACGGAGGGCGCCGAGTTGATCGATTCCGTTCTTGATGTTGTCAGGAAGGAGGCTGAGAACAGCGATTGTCTCCAAG GTTTCCAGGTTTGTCATTCATTGGGTGGAGGAACTGGATCTGGGATGGGAACGCTTCTGATCTCTAAGATTAGAGAGGAGTATCCAGACCGTATGATGATGACCTTCTCTGTGTTTCCTTCTCCCAAGGTCTCTGACACCGTTGTTGAGCCGTACAATGCAACTCTCTCTGTTCATCAGCTTGTTGAAAACGCTGACGAGTGTATGGTTTTGGACAATGAGGCTCTCTACGATATCTGCTTCCGTACCCTCAAGCTCGCTAACCCCACAT TTGGTGATCTTAACCACCTCATCTCGGCTACAATGAGTGGTGTTACTTGCTGTCTTCGTTTCCCTGGTCAGCTAAACTCTGACCTTAGGAAGCTTGCTGTGAACTTGATTCCTTTCCCAAGACTCCACTTCTTCATGGTGGGTTTTGCTCCGTTGACATCGAGAGGATCGCAGCAGTACAGTGCCTTGAGCGTCCCTGAACTGACCCAGCAGATGTGGGATGCGAAGAACATGATGTGCGCTGCTGACCCTCGCCACGGACGTTACTTAACCGCATCCGCTGTGTTCCGTGGGAAGCTTAGCACTAAGGAGGTTGATGAGCAGATGATGAACATTCAGAACAAAAACTCGTCCTACTTTGTGGAATGGATCCCAAACAACGTCAAGTCCAGCGTCTGTGATATTGCACCAACGGGTTTGAAAATGGCGTCGACTTTCATTGGGAACTCGACTTCGATCCAGGAGATGTTTAGGCGTGTGAGTGAGCAGTTCACTGCTATGTTCAGGAGGAAGGCTTTCCTTCATTGGTACACGGGAGAAGGCATGGACGAGATGGAGTTCACGGAAGCGGAGAGTAACATGAACGATCTTGTTGCAGAGTATCAGCAGTACCAGGATGCTACAGCCGGTGAAGAGGAGtatgaggaggaagaagaggagtaCGATGAGGCTTGA
- the LOC103839183 gene encoding protein prenyltransferase alpha subunit repeat-containing protein 1-like isoform X2, with translation MLDKEAGSSSDGTSTSFWNQDHKLGISTDILIQLCKVAKHAFLAAFKEYKRHENACAESLTNNISSGVSCPTLESKVMKHSQAALLLSSDFGTAWNARKLILSKQKLPLEAFTEELRLSRLILSNSPKSEPTWSHRRWIIKMISRSSSTQQEIINKESELVESIGERSKMNYRAWYHRCWLVSVSYMTIEQVIQELKKSKRWAGLHVADSSCFHYRRRLMLRVLEALKVKGSNANDKTEAHKILMEELDWNKELLKLYLGREALWLHRRFLSLNWIMYFCRNQLSETGESIFTNEETGIFIGNEIHLLESSMTVPDNKFEDFQAQALHASVYMLWLTKHIPELWRMLEEKLGTEKLKCVLNTLDQERPSLLLHQIDIFCS, from the exons ATGCTGGATAAAGAAGCAGGATCCTCCAGTGACGGAACCTCAACAAGTTTCTGGAATCAAGATCATAAACTTGGAATATCAACCGATATACTTATTCAATTATGTAAAGTTGCAAAACATGCTTTCCTGGCTGCATTTAAGGAGTACAAACGCCATGAAAACGCATGTGCTGAGTCCCTTACCAACAACATCTCATCAGGGGTCTCTTGTCCTACCCTTGAGAGCAAAGTCATGAAGCATAGCCAAGCTGCTTTGCTGTTAAGCTCAGATTTTGGAACTGCATGGAATGCCAG GAAGTTGATCTTGTCGAAACAAAAGCTACCCTTGGAGGCATTCACGGAAGAACTTCGTCTTTCTAGGCTCATTCTTTCAAACTCTCCAAAGAGCGAGCCAACATGGAGCCATAG AAGGTGGATAATTAAGATGATTTCTCGGAGTTCTTCCACGCAACAAGAGATTATCAACAAAGAGTCTGAGCTAGTGGAATCAATAGGCGAG AGATCAAAGATGAACTATCGTGCATGGTATCACCGTTGCTGGTTGGTTTCGGTTTCCTACATGACAATCGAGCAG GTGATACAAGAGTTGAAGAAATCTAAAAGATGGGCAGGGCTGCATGTAGCTGATAGTTCTTGCTTCCATTATCGCAGA CGGCTGATGCTCAGGGTTTTGGAGGCACTTAAGGTGAAAGGAAGCAATGCTAATGATAAAACTGAGGCACATAAAATCTTGATG GAAGAGCTTGATTGGAACAAAGAGTTGTTAAAACTTTACTTGGGACGAGAG GCACTATGGCTTCACAGGAGGTTTCTCTCTCTTAATTGGATAATGTATTTCTGCCGCAATCAGTTATCTGAAACCGGAGAGAGTATCTTCACGAATGAAGAAACTGGCATCTTCATTGGTAATGAGATCCATCTTCTAGAATCTTCTATGACCGTTCCTGATAACAAGTTTGAAGATTTCCAAGCTCAAGCGCTGCATGCTTCTGTCTACATGCTTTGGCTAACAAAG CATATTCCAGAATTGTGGAGAATGCTTGAAGAGAAGCTTGGAACAGAGAAACTCaaatgtgtactgaacacacttGATCAAGAGAGACCCTCCTTGCTTTTGCACCAGATAGATATTTTTTGCAGCTAA
- the LOC103839188 gene encoding eukaryotic translation initiation factor 3 subunit D, whose protein sequence is MVFEAFEVVTVPFNTDGWGPPDASDTSSSASSTSVAAANLLPNVPLGSFSRAEKLGRVADWTRALSNPSARPPTGSKSDPSSIFDFSAFAVDEGFGLANSSGNADEDAAFRLVDGKPPPRPRFGPKWRFNNFHNRNQLPQRRDEEVEAKKREAEKDRARRDRLYNNNRNNLHHQRREAAAFKSSVDIQPEWNMLEQIPFSSFSKLSFTVQEPEDLLLCGGLESYDRSYDRITPKAERRLERFKNRSFKVTTSDDDVIRRLAKEDKATVFATDAILAALMCAPRSVYSWDLVIQRVGNKLFFDKRDGSPLDLLSVHETSQEPLPEGKDDINSAHSLGLEAAFINQNFAQQVLVKNGKREAFDEPIPNVNEGEENASVAYRYRRWKLDDSMYLVARCELQSTVDLNNQKSFLTLNALNEFDPKYSGVDWRQKLETQRGAVLANELKNNGNKLAKWTAQALLANADMMKIGFVSRVHPRDHFNHVILSVLGYKPKDFAGQINLNTLNMWGIVKSIVDLCMKLSEGKYVLVKDPSKPQVRIYEVPADAFENDYVEEPLPEDEQVQPPEESSTEAETNGAAEDKKPEGHA, encoded by the coding sequence ATGGTGTTCGAAGCATTCGAAGTCGTCACCGTACCTTTCAACACCGATGGCTGGGGTCCTCCAGACGCCTCCGACACTTCCTCCTCCGCTTCCTCCACCAGCGTCGCGGCCGCGAATCTCCTCCCTAACGTTCCCCTGGGCTCCTTCTCCCGCGCCGAGAAGCTAGGACGCGTCGCCGATTGGACTCGAGCTCTCTCCAACCCCTCCGCTCGTCCCCCCACCGGATCCAAATCCGATCCCTCCTCCATCTTCGATTTCTCCGCTTTCGCCGTGGACGAAGGCTTCGGCCTCGCAAACTCCTCCGGAAACGCCGACGAAGACGCAGCTTTCCGATTAGTCGACGGCAAGCCACCGCCGCGTCCTCGATTCGGACCTAAGTGGAGATTCAACAACTTCCACAACCGCAACCAGCTCCCTCAGCGCCGCGACGAGGAGGTCGAAGCGAAGAAACGCGAAGCTGAGAAGGATCGAGCTCGTCGCGATCGTCTCTACAACAACAACCGTAACAACCTCCACCACCAGCGCCGCGAAGCCGCCGCGTTCAAGTCGTCGGTCGATATACAGCCAGAGTGGAACATGCTCGAGCAGATCCCATTCTCGTCTTTCTCCAAGCTCTCGTTCACGGTCCAGGAGCCGGAGGATCTTCTCCTGTGCGGTGGACTCGAGTCTTACGATCGGAGTTACGATCGCATCACTCCCAAGGCTGAACGTCGTCTCGAGCGTTTCAAGAACCGTAGCTTCAAGGTCACAACAAGCGACGATGACGTCATCAGGCGTTTGGCTAAGGAGGATAAAGCTACTGTGTTTGCAACTGACGCTATCTTGGCTGCGCTCATGTGCGCTCCTAGGTCGGTGTACTCGTGGGATCTTGTTATACAGCGCGTAGGGAACAAGCTCTTCTTCGATAAGAGGGATGGTTCTCCTCTGGATCTGTTGTCCGTTCACGAGACTTCTCAGGAGCCGTTGCCTGAAGGGAAGGACGATATCAACTCTGCTCATTCTCTAGGCCTTGAGGCGGCTTTCATCAACCAGAACTTCGCTCAGCAGGTTTTGGTTAAGAACGGGAAGAGAGAAGCTTTCGATGAGCCGATTCCTAATGTGAACGAAGGTGAAGAGAATGCTTCTGTTGCTTATAGGTACAGGAGATGGAAGCTGGATGATAGTATGTATCTGGTTGCTAGGTGTGAGTTACAGAGCACTGTTGATCTCAACAACCAGAAGTCGTTCCTCACTCTGAATGCTCTTAACGAGTTTGATCCGAAGTACTCTGGTGTTGATTGGAGGCAGAAGCTGGAGACTCAGAGAGGTGCGGTTTTGGCTAACGAGTTGAAGAACAATGGTAATAAGCTGGCTAAGTGGACCGCGCAGGCTCTTTTGGCTAATGCGGATATGATGAAGATTGGTTTTGTTTCTAGGGTTCATCCTCGTGACCATTTTAACCATGTGATACTGTCGGTTCTGGGGTATAAGCCGAAGGATTTCGCTGGGCAGATCAATCTGAATACTTTGAACATGTGGGGAATTGTGAAGTCGATTGTTGATCTGTGTATGAAGCTGAGTGAAGGGAAGTATGTTCTTGTTAAGGATCCGTCCAAGCCTCAGGTTAGGATTTACGAGGTTCCGGCTGATGCTTTTGAGAATGATTATGTTGAAGAGCCTCTCCCTGAGGATGAGCAGGTTCAGCCACCTGAGGAGAGTAGCACTGAAGCAGAGACTAATGGAGCTGCAGAGGATAAGAAACCCGAAGGTCATGCTTGA
- the LOC103839185 gene encoding uncharacterized protein LOC103839185, with protein MSLRWNKQKTGRLSRFMSELQHSPKRGGIMVVETGFPTSLIHLFVKNRDRLKKSSSRTTRILRQIQTAPNASLPVTTNAILEKPVRSDIENVRFVDGGLTAEHHNKRTTSDNNVCGAFVLMALKVFIAAVLAFSTKKKLTMAITLSALALLLTETVAARVLTRFKLCNSDARKEKSGVVCEKIETCDDSRDENGVPTSPIAVTEDSNSKILRIRDLLLPDEKSTSKSSKLKSKILKKLRSYKKKNKTMKIKEETLTDVSSLVSEDNSEIIESEREDEVKSSQPLIESRGDNMNGIVVIVIVLTGLLSGKVVAIGLTLSCLYLGFGAVKKSGLCI; from the coding sequence ATGTCTCTACGATGGAACAAACAGAAAACTGGTCGGCTCTCGAGATTCATGTCGGAACTCCAACACTCCCCGAAACGCGGCGGGATCATGGTCGTTGAAACCGGCTTCCCAACTTCTCTCATCCACCTCTTCGTCAAAAACCGCGATCGCCTCAAAAAATCCTCCTCTAGAACCACACGCATCCTGCGCCAGATTCAGACCGCTCCAAACGCTTCTTTGCCAGTTACTACAAACGCGATTCTAGAAAAGCCCGTCCGGAGTGATATCGAGAACGTTCGTTTCGTCGACGGTGGACTAACGGCGGAGCATCATAATAAGCGCACAACAAGTGACAATAACGTTTGCGGTGCGTTCGTTTTGATGGCGCTGAAGGTGTTTATAGCGGCGGTGCTCGCCTTCAGCACGAAGAAGAAGCTCACTATGGCAATCACTCTCTCCGCTTTAGCGCTCCTCTTAACAGAGACCGTAGCTGCGCGTGTGCTCACGCGCTTTAAGCTCTGCAACAGCGACGCGCGGAAAGAAAAGTCAGGAGTCGTCTGCGAAAAGATCGAAACTTGCGATGATTCGAGGGATGAAAATGGAGTTCCAACATCGCCTATAGCTGTAACAGAGGACTCCAATTCGAAAATCTTAAGGATTCGTGATCTGTTGTTGCCGGACGAGAAGTCTACAAGCAAAAGTTCGAAGCTGAAATCGAAGATTCTGAAGAAGTTGAGGAGTTAcaagaaaaagaataaaactatGAAGATCAAAGAAGAGACTTTGACTGATGTGTCAAGCTTGGTTTCTGAGGATAATTCAGAGATAATCGAGTCAGAGAGAGAAGACGAGGTGAAGTCTAGTCAACCATTGATAGAATCAAGAGGAGATAACATGAATGGGATCGTTGTGATCGTGATCGTGCTTACTGGTCTGTTAAGTGGAAAGGTCGTAGCTATTGGTTTGACACTATCCTGTCTGTATCTCGGATTCGGAGCAGTAAAAAAGTCTGGTCTTTGCATATaa
- the LOC103839183 gene encoding protein prenyltransferase alpha subunit repeat-containing protein 1-like isoform X1, with amino-acid sequence MEQGSCSQEDCFDLLAQFEHVLQSDPLIDEVGFIHPSQFIMLDKEAGSSSDGTSTSFWNQDHKLGISTDILIQLCKVAKHAFLAAFKEYKRHENACAESLTNNISSGVSCPTLESKVMKHSQAALLLSSDFGTAWNARKLILSKQKLPLEAFTEELRLSRLILSNSPKSEPTWSHRRWIIKMISRSSSTQQEIINKESELVESIGERSKMNYRAWYHRCWLVSVSYMTIEQVIQELKKSKRWAGLHVADSSCFHYRRRLMLRVLEALKVKGSNANDKTEAHKILMEELDWNKELLKLYLGREALWLHRRFLSLNWIMYFCRNQLSETGESIFTNEETGIFIGNEIHLLESSMTVPDNKFEDFQAQALHASVYMLWLTKHIPELWRMLEEKLGTEKLKCVLNTLDQERPSLLLHQIDIFCS; translated from the exons ATGGAACAAGGATCATGTTCTCAAGAAGATTGCTTCGACTTGTTGGCTCAGTTCGAGCATGTTCTTCAATCTGACCCTCTCAT TGATGAAGTTGGGTTTATCCACCCCTCACAGTTCATAATGCTGGATAAAGAAGCAGGATCCTCCAGTGACGGAACCTCAACAAGTTTCTGGAATCAAGATCATAAACTTGGAATATCAACCGATATACTTATTCAATTATGTAAAGTTGCAAAACATGCTTTCCTGGCTGCATTTAAGGAGTACAAACGCCATGAAAACGCATGTGCTGAGTCCCTTACCAACAACATCTCATCAGGGGTCTCTTGTCCTACCCTTGAGAGCAAAGTCATGAAGCATAGCCAAGCTGCTTTGCTGTTAAGCTCAGATTTTGGAACTGCATGGAATGCCAG GAAGTTGATCTTGTCGAAACAAAAGCTACCCTTGGAGGCATTCACGGAAGAACTTCGTCTTTCTAGGCTCATTCTTTCAAACTCTCCAAAGAGCGAGCCAACATGGAGCCATAG AAGGTGGATAATTAAGATGATTTCTCGGAGTTCTTCCACGCAACAAGAGATTATCAACAAAGAGTCTGAGCTAGTGGAATCAATAGGCGAG AGATCAAAGATGAACTATCGTGCATGGTATCACCGTTGCTGGTTGGTTTCGGTTTCCTACATGACAATCGAGCAG GTGATACAAGAGTTGAAGAAATCTAAAAGATGGGCAGGGCTGCATGTAGCTGATAGTTCTTGCTTCCATTATCGCAGA CGGCTGATGCTCAGGGTTTTGGAGGCACTTAAGGTGAAAGGAAGCAATGCTAATGATAAAACTGAGGCACATAAAATCTTGATG GAAGAGCTTGATTGGAACAAAGAGTTGTTAAAACTTTACTTGGGACGAGAG GCACTATGGCTTCACAGGAGGTTTCTCTCTCTTAATTGGATAATGTATTTCTGCCGCAATCAGTTATCTGAAACCGGAGAGAGTATCTTCACGAATGAAGAAACTGGCATCTTCATTGGTAATGAGATCCATCTTCTAGAATCTTCTATGACCGTTCCTGATAACAAGTTTGAAGATTTCCAAGCTCAAGCGCTGCATGCTTCTGTCTACATGCTTTGGCTAACAAAG CATATTCCAGAATTGTGGAGAATGCTTGAAGAGAAGCTTGGAACAGAGAAACTCaaatgtgtactgaacacacttGATCAAGAGAGACCCTCCTTGCTTTTGCACCAGATAGATATTTTTTGCAGCTAA